The Peribacillus sp. FSL E2-0218 genome contains a region encoding:
- a CDS encoding CD3324 family protein has translation MKYVKATAVLPERLIVEIQKYVQGETLYIPKPEKTHRKWGTCSGSRELIDDRNAAIRSAYKTGRTILELAEEHFLSMETIKKIVYSK, from the coding sequence ATGAAATATGTAAAAGCAACGGCCGTTTTGCCTGAAAGGCTAATTGTTGAAATTCAAAAGTACGTACAAGGTGAAACCCTATATATTCCCAAACCCGAAAAGACCCATCGCAAATGGGGAACGTGCTCGGGATCAAGGGAACTGATCGATGACCGAAATGCTGCCATTAGATCTGCATATAAAACCGGCCGTACCATCCTTGAATTGGCCGAAGAACATTTTCTCTCCATGGAGACCATCAAGAAAATCGTGTATTCCAAATAA
- a CDS encoding FusB/FusC family EF-G-binding protein, with protein MEPFIRSEQYNFIKLQTQILINGHATANDRDVINTLKTVSKERVLQLFSDINEEQNQLLAPVETIKDPAQAEDYLLQIKPYVIPFKEVTEKTVKKLFPKAKKLKAPLLENIDLRELSYLGWDDGGSGKKFIIVPHHDTFTGLHGTIKPANKKGICAICSRFEEIGMFMSETKGTIQGTFIKKGNYICLDSMKCNQNITTLDKMNDLIARLK; from the coding sequence ATGGAACCTTTTATCAGAAGCGAGCAATATAACTTCATTAAATTACAAACACAGATTCTCATCAATGGGCACGCGACTGCAAACGATAGAGATGTGATCAATACTCTGAAAACTGTTTCAAAAGAGCGTGTATTGCAGTTGTTCAGCGACATAAATGAAGAGCAAAATCAGCTTTTGGCCCCCGTTGAGACCATTAAAGACCCCGCACAGGCGGAGGACTATCTCTTACAAATCAAGCCGTATGTCATTCCCTTTAAAGAAGTTACCGAAAAAACGGTGAAGAAACTATTTCCAAAAGCAAAGAAGCTAAAAGCCCCCTTGCTGGAGAATATCGACTTAAGGGAGCTGTCATACTTGGGCTGGGATGATGGCGGCTCCGGTAAGAAATTCATCATTGTCCCTCATCATGATACTTTCACCGGTCTGCACGGTACGATCAAACCGGCCAACAAGAAAGGGATTTGTGCCATCTGCAGCCGTTTTGAGGAAATAGGGATGTTCATGTCCGAAACAAAAGGAACGATCCAGGGAACATTCATTAAAAAAGGCAACTACATTTGCCTCGATAGCATGAAGTGCAACCAAAACATAACCACCTTAGATAAAATGAACGATCTCATCGCCCGGCTGAAATAA
- a CDS encoding pirin-like C-terminal cupin domain-containing protein, producing the protein MDKKGVFSRGIKNVRTASFQKNSDIHTMAWVVEPGDWKEHDPFLLMAHDYMRSGVFGIHPHRGIETVTFLIDGHLNHYDSKHGEGVLNPGDAQWMTAGQGVEHNEDAAEGEAVSLLQLWVNLPAKSKMMPSRYQDLRKNDMWTFEGEGSQIRLFSGSYQDKTAETENVAPVMMLEMNLEEGATVIPQLPGSFNGFLYVLEGAGVFGANQTAGRQGQVLWMNRAEDAEESEIKIEAHSRMRVMLYAGEPIGEPVVARGPFVMNTEEEIVQAFDDYRNGKF; encoded by the coding sequence ATGGACAAAAAAGGTGTTTTTAGCCGCGGAATTAAAAATGTTCGGACCGCAAGCTTTCAAAAAAATAGTGATATTCATACGATGGCGTGGGTGGTTGAGCCTGGTGATTGGAAAGAGCATGATCCCTTTTTGCTTATGGCTCATGATTATATGCGCAGCGGTGTCTTCGGCATTCATCCGCATCGGGGAATCGAAACGGTCACCTTCTTAATTGATGGCCACCTTAATCATTATGACAGCAAACATGGGGAGGGGGTCCTTAATCCTGGCGACGCTCAATGGATGACGGCAGGTCAAGGTGTCGAACATAATGAGGATGCGGCAGAAGGGGAAGCTGTAAGCCTGCTGCAATTATGGGTGAATCTACCGGCAAAATCAAAAATGATGCCTTCGAGATATCAAGATTTACGGAAAAACGATATGTGGACCTTTGAAGGCGAAGGTTCTCAAATCCGGTTATTTTCAGGGTCCTACCAAGACAAAACCGCTGAAACGGAAAATGTAGCGCCGGTCATGATGCTGGAGATGAATTTGGAGGAGGGAGCAACGGTCATTCCTCAACTTCCGGGATCATTTAATGGTTTTTTGTATGTTTTGGAGGGCGCAGGAGTGTTTGGCGCGAATCAAACGGCTGGGAGACAAGGGCAGGTTCTCTGGATGAATCGTGCAGAGGATGCTGAGGAGAGCGAGATAAAGATTGAAGCACACAGCAGGATGCGAGTCATGTTGTATGCCGGTGAACCAATCGGGGAGCCTGTGGTGGCGAGAGGGCCTTTTGTTATGAATACAGAGGAAGAAATCGTTCAGGCCTTTGATGATTACCGCAACGGTAAATTTTGA
- a CDS encoding helix-turn-helix domain-containing protein, producing MLGKPYNCKVATTMDMIVGKWKIAILLNLLHNGTMRFNELQKMMPGVTQKMLTSHLRELEQEGVIKRVTYPQVPPKVEYSMTEYGKTLQTVLEMMHEWGASHLAKKQQQ from the coding sequence ATGCTCGGAAAACCGTATAATTGTAAAGTTGCCACAACGATGGATATGATTGTAGGTAAGTGGAAAATCGCTATTTTGCTCAATTTGCTTCATAATGGAACAATGAGATTTAATGAACTTCAAAAAATGATGCCCGGTGTCACTCAAAAAATGCTCACTTCACATCTCCGTGAATTGGAGCAAGAAGGCGTCATTAAGCGGGTAACCTATCCGCAAGTCCCCCCAAAGGTTGAATACTCAATGACCGAATACGGCAAGACGCTCCAAACCGTACTCGAAATGATGCATGAGTGGGGCGCCTCTCATTTGGCCAAAAAGCAGCAACAATAA
- a CDS encoding MEDS domain-containing protein, with amino-acid sequence MKDEKSLHVLYPYNDMENYIEQVMKFIQDGITAGEYTILVENDRLFPLIHKELSKRLKNDQMKFIHFVNNFDFYCSSGSYHPPAIEEYFNKMVQPYVENKISFRSWAHVEWATIEEPLDIIEEFERIVDEAVNQLSFPLICAYSELKMPAHLEKILLETHPYILIGDEIIVSDRYLPAPSIK; translated from the coding sequence TTGAAAGATGAAAAGAGCCTTCATGTTCTATATCCTTATAACGATATGGAAAACTACATCGAACAAGTTATGAAATTCATCCAGGACGGTATCACGGCTGGTGAGTACACCATCCTTGTCGAAAATGACCGCCTATTCCCCCTTATCCACAAAGAGCTGAGCAAACGATTGAAGAACGATCAAATGAAGTTCATCCACTTTGTGAACAACTTCGATTTCTATTGTTCAAGCGGGAGTTACCATCCTCCTGCAATCGAAGAATACTTTAATAAAATGGTCCAGCCCTATGTCGAAAACAAGATCTCTTTCCGTTCATGGGCACATGTCGAGTGGGCCACCATCGAAGAACCCCTGGACATCATTGAAGAATTCGAGAGAATAGTAGACGAAGCCGTAAACCAGCTCTCATTCCCATTGATTTGCGCCTACTCAGAACTTAAAATGCCAGCCCACCTCGAGAAAATTTTACTGGAAACACATCCTTATATTCTTATCGGCGATGAAATCATCGTCTCCGACCGCTACTTGCCGGCTCCCAGCATAAAATAG
- the gltD gene encoding glutamate synthase small subunit codes for MGKATGFMDYSREKPKDRNPLTRLSDWREYSTPFSDEKLSIQGARCMDCATPFCHMGMELNRVTTGCPINNLIPEWNDLVFRGRWKEALDRLSKTNNFPEFTGRVCPAPCEGSCTVAISDPAVSIKNIERTIIDKGFENGWITPRIPKSRTGKKIAIIGSGPAGLASADQLNQAGHSVTVYERADRAGGLLTYGIPNMKLEKDVVARRIKLLTQEGIDFVTNTEVGKDISAEELQEQYDAVILCTGAQKQRDLEIEGRGAAGIHLAMDYLTTSTKSLLDSNFEDGQFLDTKGKDVIVIGGGDTGADCVATALRQECRSVVQFGKHPILPANRTSDNMWPAYPNVFSLEYAYEEAEAKFGADPRQYSIQTTKIVADENGNVQELHTISMEKIKDEDGIYIFKEIPGTEKVWPAQFVFIAIGFEGTEQPLLTQFGVETVNQKIDAVYGHYKTNVEGVFAAGDARRGQSLIVWAINEGREAAREVDRYLMGASVLP; via the coding sequence ATGGGAAAAGCAACAGGATTTATGGATTATTCGCGAGAAAAGCCAAAAGACCGGAATCCTCTCACTCGTTTAAGCGATTGGAGAGAATATTCAACTCCTTTCTCTGATGAAAAATTAAGCATACAGGGAGCGCGGTGTATGGACTGCGCTACCCCATTCTGCCATATGGGCATGGAATTGAACCGTGTCACGACAGGCTGCCCGATCAATAATCTGATTCCTGAATGGAATGACTTGGTATTCCGCGGCAGATGGAAAGAAGCGCTGGACCGTTTATCGAAAACGAACAATTTCCCTGAATTCACCGGGCGTGTCTGCCCGGCTCCATGTGAAGGGTCTTGTACGGTGGCGATCAGTGATCCTGCGGTTTCCATTAAAAACATTGAACGGACGATCATCGATAAAGGGTTTGAAAATGGCTGGATCACGCCTCGCATTCCCAAAAGCAGGACCGGCAAGAAAATTGCCATCATCGGTTCCGGCCCGGCAGGATTGGCGAGCGCCGATCAGTTGAATCAAGCCGGTCATTCCGTCACCGTTTACGAACGAGCTGACCGTGCAGGCGGCCTTTTGACATACGGCATCCCGAACATGAAGCTGGAAAAAGATGTCGTTGCCCGCCGGATCAAATTATTGACGCAGGAAGGCATCGATTTCGTCACGAACACAGAAGTCGGAAAAGATATTTCAGCCGAGGAACTGCAGGAGCAATACGATGCGGTCATCCTCTGCACAGGTGCCCAAAAACAACGGGACCTGGAAATCGAAGGACGCGGGGCTGCGGGCATTCACCTGGCAATGGATTACTTGACGACGTCGACCAAAAGCCTGCTCGACTCCAATTTTGAAGACGGCCAATTTTTAGATACAAAGGGTAAGGATGTCATCGTCATCGGCGGAGGAGATACAGGAGCTGACTGTGTCGCAACTGCCCTTCGCCAAGAATGCAGAAGCGTCGTCCAATTCGGGAAGCATCCGATCTTGCCGGCAAACCGTACCTCCGATAATATGTGGCCGGCATATCCGAATGTTTTTTCATTAGAATATGCCTATGAAGAAGCGGAAGCGAAATTTGGAGCAGACCCGCGTCAATATTCAATCCAAACAACGAAAATCGTAGCCGATGAAAATGGAAACGTTCAAGAACTTCATACCATCTCCATGGAAAAAATCAAAGACGAAGATGGAATCTACATTTTCAAGGAAATCCCGGGAACGGAAAAAGTATGGCCGGCTCAATTCGTATTCATCGCAATCGGATTCGAAGGAACGGAACAACCGCTATTGACCCAATTCGGCGTAGAAACGGTCAATCAAAAAATAGACGCCGTCTACGGCCATTACAAAACGAATGTCGAAGGTGTATTCGCTGCCGGAGATGCAAGAAGAGGCCAAAGCCTCATCGTTTGGGCAATCAATGAAGGCCGTGAAGCAGCACGTGAAGTCGACCGCTACCTGATGGGCGCCTCCGTCCTGCCCTGA
- the gltB gene encoding glutamate synthase large subunit, translating into MTYNQIPKAQGLYHPEFEHDACGIGLYAHIKGLATHDIVKQGLKMLCQLDHRGGQGSDPLTGDGAGLMVQIPDSYFRLACPEMNLPAKGRYGVGMLFFSNDDAERNEIEARLNEFIEQEGQTLLGWRTVPVDTGKIGEVGKETCPTIRQVFIGAGETISDDLAFERKLFIIRKQAENWARERGNRFYFASLSSATIVYKGLLTPEQVDAFYLDLQQEAFVSAFALVHSRFSTNTFPSWERAHPNRYLIHNGEINTLRGNVNWMKAREQQFVSEAFGEDLQKVLPILDIDGSDSSILDNALEFFVLAGRKPAHAAMMLIPEPWTENPHMTKEKKAFYEYHSMLMEPWDGPTAISFTNGKQIGAILDRNGLRPARYYVTKDDYIIFSSEVGVIDVEPENVLYKDRLSPGRMLLIDLEEGRIVSDDEIKSEMAQENPYQQWLDEQLVQLSDEESVSGDQPIGDLLFRQKAFGYTYEDVQKYLLPIINEGKDPLGSMGNDIPLAVLSDRPQSLFNYFKQSFAQVTNPPIDSLREQIVTSTMTFLGAEGDLLKPDKTNSRRIQLDTPVLTPAQMQQIKESAFPEFQSKVIHTLFSEDLESELDRICREAEQAISEGISLLILSDHGLTEENAAIPSLLAASALHQELIRHGNRTKVSIIVESGEAREVHHFASLIGYGVDAIHPYLAYETYKQAILEGSLAVSYEETVRKYVRSVTEGIVKVMSKMGISTIQSYRGAQIFEAVGIGAEVIERYFSGTASQLSGIDLDTIADEALIRHRKAAAGSYDQTLESGSDFQWRKTGEHHAFNPKTIHTLQWACRKGDYQLFKKYSNLANEERLGFLRNLFSFDQKRQSISIDEVESVESIVTRFKTGAMSFGSLSQEAHETLAIAMNRLGGKSNSGEGGEHPSRYHLDENGDNRRSGIKQIASGRFGVKSHYLINADELQIKMAQGAKPGEGGQLPGNKVYPWVAEVRGSTPGVGLISPPPHHDIYSIEDLAQLIHDLKNANRDARISVKLVSKAGVGTIAAGVAKGAADVIVISGYDGGTGASPKTSIKHTGLPWELGLAEAHQTLMLNGLRSRVVLETDGKLMTGRDVVMAAILGAEEFGFATAPLVVLGCVMMRACHLDTCPVGVATQNPELRSKFTGDPDHVVHFMRFIAEEVRETMAELGFRTLEEMVGRTDVLQVSERAQNHWKAKHLDLTTLLFQPEGIRTYQLPQNHKIEEALDIRKILPMVQPALIDQAPVDVSFPITNVNRVVGTIVGSEVSKRYGEIGLPEDTITLRFTGSAGQSFGAFIPKGMSLYLTGDANDYVGKGLSGGKIIVSAPAGNQIEAGDNVIAGNIALYGATSGEAYINGRAGERFAVRNSGVNVVVEGIGDHGCEYMTGGRVVILGNVGKNFAAGMSGGIAYVLADDAEQFKALCNAEMIEFETLGDDAGEVKEMIHSHLHYTESSKASYVLENWDDFAKKFVKVIPKDYKRMMRSIEEQKQAGLTDEEAVMSAFQANAVQDKKITKQAVML; encoded by the coding sequence ATGACATACAATCAAATACCAAAAGCACAAGGGCTCTACCATCCTGAATTTGAACATGATGCATGTGGGATCGGTTTATACGCTCATATAAAAGGGCTTGCTACACATGACATCGTCAAACAAGGACTGAAGATGCTGTGCCAATTGGATCATCGCGGCGGACAAGGCAGTGATCCCCTGACGGGAGATGGCGCAGGACTGATGGTGCAGATTCCTGATAGCTATTTTAGGCTGGCATGCCCGGAAATGAATTTGCCAGCAAAAGGGCGCTATGGTGTAGGTATGCTCTTTTTCTCAAACGATGATGCCGAACGGAATGAAATCGAAGCTCGCTTGAATGAATTTATCGAGCAAGAGGGCCAAACGCTGTTAGGCTGGAGAACGGTTCCTGTAGATACAGGGAAAATCGGGGAAGTCGGCAAGGAGACATGTCCGACGATCCGCCAAGTATTCATCGGGGCCGGTGAAACGATATCCGATGATTTAGCGTTTGAGCGTAAATTGTTCATTATAAGAAAGCAAGCGGAAAACTGGGCGCGTGAACGTGGAAACCGTTTTTATTTTGCCAGCCTTTCAAGTGCCACGATCGTTTACAAAGGATTGTTGACACCGGAGCAGGTGGATGCTTTTTATCTTGACCTTCAACAGGAAGCTTTTGTTTCGGCTTTTGCTTTAGTGCATTCCCGCTTCAGTACGAATACCTTTCCAAGCTGGGAGAGGGCGCATCCAAACCGTTATCTGATCCATAATGGCGAAATCAATACGCTTAGAGGTAATGTGAATTGGATGAAGGCGCGTGAACAGCAGTTTGTTTCGGAAGCATTCGGAGAGGACCTGCAAAAGGTGCTGCCAATTTTGGATATAGACGGCAGTGATTCCTCCATCCTTGATAATGCCCTTGAATTCTTCGTGCTTGCAGGGCGTAAGCCGGCCCATGCGGCCATGATGCTCATTCCTGAGCCGTGGACGGAGAATCCGCATATGACGAAAGAAAAGAAGGCATTTTACGAATATCATAGCATGCTCATGGAGCCGTGGGATGGTCCAACCGCCATTTCCTTTACGAACGGCAAGCAAATCGGGGCCATCCTGGATCGAAATGGTCTTAGGCCGGCACGGTATTATGTGACAAAAGATGATTATATCATTTTCTCCTCAGAGGTCGGCGTGATCGATGTAGAGCCTGAAAATGTACTATATAAAGATCGTTTAAGCCCAGGAAGAATGCTGTTAATAGATTTGGAGGAAGGGCGGATTGTATCCGATGATGAAATCAAATCCGAGATGGCCCAGGAAAATCCCTATCAGCAGTGGCTGGACGAACAGCTTGTACAACTAAGCGACGAAGAATCGGTGTCAGGGGATCAGCCAATTGGTGATTTGCTATTCAGGCAAAAAGCGTTCGGATACACCTATGAAGATGTCCAAAAATATTTATTGCCTATCATCAACGAGGGAAAAGATCCACTTGGAAGCATGGGGAATGACATTCCGTTAGCGGTGTTATCCGATCGCCCCCAATCATTATTCAACTATTTCAAGCAATCCTTCGCACAGGTGACCAACCCGCCAATCGATTCGCTTCGTGAACAAATCGTCACATCCACGATGACATTCCTTGGAGCGGAAGGGGATTTGCTGAAACCGGATAAAACGAACAGCCGGCGCATTCAATTGGATACACCCGTATTGACGCCAGCTCAGATGCAGCAGATAAAAGAGAGTGCGTTTCCGGAATTTCAAAGCAAGGTCATACACACGCTATTTTCAGAAGATTTGGAGAGCGAGCTCGACCGGATTTGCCGCGAAGCGGAGCAGGCGATCTCCGAAGGCATCAGCCTTTTGATCTTATCCGATCACGGGTTGACCGAGGAAAATGCCGCAATCCCATCCTTATTGGCTGCGAGTGCCCTTCATCAGGAGCTTATCCGCCATGGGAACCGTACGAAAGTGAGCATCATCGTTGAATCGGGGGAAGCAAGGGAAGTCCATCATTTTGCATCACTGATCGGATATGGCGTGGATGCGATTCACCCGTATCTTGCCTATGAAACGTATAAGCAGGCGATATTGGAAGGCAGCCTGGCCGTCAGCTACGAGGAAACGGTAAGGAAATATGTACGCTCGGTGACGGAAGGCATCGTAAAAGTAATGTCGAAGATGGGGATTTCCACGATCCAAAGCTATCGCGGAGCACAAATTTTCGAAGCGGTCGGAATCGGCGCGGAAGTCATCGAACGCTATTTCAGCGGGACGGCCTCGCAGCTTAGCGGGATCGATTTGGATACGATCGCGGATGAAGCGTTGATACGCCATAGAAAAGCTGCTGCTGGCTCCTATGATCAAACCCTTGAAAGCGGAAGCGATTTTCAATGGAGAAAAACGGGCGAACATCATGCCTTCAATCCGAAAACGATCCATACCCTGCAATGGGCTTGCCGCAAAGGCGATTATCAATTATTTAAGAAATATTCAAACTTGGCGAATGAAGAAAGACTTGGGTTTTTACGGAATTTATTCTCGTTCGACCAAAAGCGCCAAAGCATTTCCATCGATGAAGTGGAATCCGTTGAATCGATTGTCACCCGTTTTAAAACGGGCGCGATGTCATTCGGTTCTTTGAGCCAGGAAGCGCATGAAACATTGGCGATTGCGATGAACCGTCTCGGCGGAAAAAGCAATAGCGGTGAAGGCGGGGAGCATCCAAGCCGTTACCATTTGGATGAAAACGGTGATAACCGCCGCAGCGGGATCAAGCAAATCGCATCCGGGCGTTTCGGTGTGAAAAGTCATTACCTCATCAATGCCGATGAGCTCCAAATCAAGATGGCACAAGGCGCAAAGCCTGGTGAAGGCGGCCAGCTTCCAGGGAATAAAGTATATCCTTGGGTCGCTGAGGTACGTGGTTCCACCCCTGGTGTAGGCTTGATCTCACCGCCTCCGCATCACGATATCTATTCGATTGAAGACCTGGCGCAGCTGATTCACGATTTGAAAAATGCCAATCGTGATGCCAGGATCAGTGTCAAGCTTGTGTCAAAAGCAGGTGTCGGCACGATTGCGGCCGGTGTTGCCAAAGGTGCCGCGGATGTCATCGTCATTAGTGGCTATGATGGCGGCACGGGTGCATCACCAAAAACGAGCATTAAGCATACGGGCCTTCCTTGGGAGCTGGGCCTTGCCGAAGCGCACCAAACCTTGATGCTGAATGGACTGCGCAGCCGGGTGGTCCTCGAAACGGATGGAAAGCTGATGACGGGACGCGATGTGGTCATGGCGGCGATCCTTGGAGCGGAAGAATTCGGGTTTGCCACGGCCCCTCTTGTAGTCCTTGGCTGTGTCATGATGCGTGCGTGCCATCTGGACACATGCCCTGTCGGGGTAGCTACCCAAAACCCTGAGCTTCGCAGCAAGTTCACTGGAGATCCGGATCATGTCGTCCATTTCATGCGCTTCATCGCTGAGGAAGTACGGGAAACGATGGCAGAGCTTGGTTTTAGAACGCTGGAGGAGATGGTCGGCCGCACGGATGTTTTGCAAGTGAGCGAGCGGGCACAAAACCATTGGAAAGCGAAGCATCTGGACTTGACGACACTTCTTTTCCAACCGGAGGGGATACGTACGTATCAGCTTCCTCAAAACCATAAAATCGAAGAAGCATTGGATATCCGAAAAATTTTACCGATGGTACAGCCTGCATTGATTGATCAAGCCCCGGTGGATGTCAGCTTCCCCATTACAAACGTGAACCGTGTTGTCGGGACGATTGTCGGAAGTGAAGTATCCAAGCGATATGGCGAAATCGGCCTGCCTGAAGATACGATAACATTGCGGTTTACCGGCTCTGCGGGCCAAAGCTTCGGCGCCTTCATTCCAAAAGGAATGTCGCTATATTTGACAGGCGATGCCAATGATTATGTGGGGAAAGGGCTGTCCGGCGGTAAAATCATTGTTTCGGCACCTGCTGGCAATCAGATCGAGGCCGGGGACAATGTCATTGCCGGGAATATCGCCTTATATGGTGCAACAAGCGGTGAGGCGTACATCAATGGACGTGCCGGGGAACGCTTTGCGGTACGGAACAGCGGAGTCAATGTCGTCGTTGAAGGAATCGGTGACCATGGCTGTGAGTATATGACCGGAGGACGTGTAGTCATCCTGGGCAATGTCGGCAAGAACTTTGCGGCGGGCATGTCAGGCGGCATCGCCTATGTCCTTGCTGATGATGCAGAACAATTCAAGGCATTATGCAATGCTGAAATGATCGAGTTCGAGACGCTTGGCGATGATGCAGGCGAGGTTAAAGAGATGATTCACAGTCACCTTCACTATACGGAGAGTAGCAAAGCTTCTTACGTATTGGAGAACTGGGACGATTTTGCAAAGAAATTCGTGAAAGTCATTCCTAAGGATTACAAACGGATGATGAGAAGCATCGAAGAGCAGAAGCAAGCAGGATTAACGGATGAAGAAGCGGTCATGAGCGCCTTTCAAGCTAATGCCGTTCAAGATAAAAAAATCACGAAACAAGCAGTGATGCTGTAA
- a CDS encoding LysR family transcriptional regulator, producing the protein MELRQLRYFVEVAEREHVSEAAEHLHIAQSAISRQISRLEDELGVLLFEKVGRNIQLTPIGKIFMIHAKTAIKAIEYAKDQIEEFLDPEHGTIKIGFPSSLSTHLLPTVISAFKDEQPNIAFHLRQGSYSSLKEAVKNREIGLAFLGPIPTNDPDIEGHILFTENISALLPITHPLAERKSLRLSDLRNDPFVLYPKGYILHSIAIEACNAAGFTPNIASEGEDMDSIKGLVSAGIGVSLLPDSTFYEVIPRLTVKIPIDTPEVKRTVGIITPKNRELAPSEKVFYQFAKKFFSVLEQYQ; encoded by the coding sequence ATGGAACTACGTCAATTACGTTATTTTGTTGAAGTAGCCGAAAGAGAACATGTCTCTGAGGCCGCGGAACACCTGCATATCGCACAATCTGCCATCAGCCGGCAAATTTCCAGACTGGAAGATGAGCTGGGCGTTCTTTTATTTGAAAAGGTCGGCCGAAATATTCAGTTAACCCCAATTGGCAAAATATTTATGATCCATGCAAAAACGGCGATAAAGGCGATCGAATATGCTAAAGACCAAATTGAAGAATTTTTGGATCCTGAACACGGAACCATTAAAATCGGTTTCCCATCAAGCCTTTCGACCCATTTGCTGCCTACCGTCATTTCCGCCTTTAAGGATGAACAGCCCAATATCGCGTTCCACTTAAGGCAAGGGTCATACTCCTCCCTGAAGGAAGCTGTCAAGAACCGTGAAATTGGATTAGCCTTTCTCGGCCCGATTCCGACGAACGACCCTGATATCGAAGGTCATATCTTATTCACCGAAAATATTTCTGCATTACTGCCGATCACGCATCCACTCGCTGAACGGAAAAGCCTGCGTCTAAGTGATTTAAGAAATGATCCATTCGTCTTATACCCAAAAGGATACATCCTTCATAGCATCGCGATCGAAGCATGCAACGCCGCGGGCTTTACACCGAACATTGCCTCGGAAGGTGAAGACATGGATTCGATAAAGGGCCTTGTATCAGCCGGAATCGGCGTCAGCCTGCTGCCTGACAGCACCTTTTATGAAGTCATCCCCAGACTGACCGTCAAGATCCCGATCGATACACCGGAGGTCAAACGGACTGTTGGCATCATCACACCGAAAAACAGGGAATTGGCCCCTTCCGAGAAGGTTTTTTACCAATTCGCCAAAAAGTTCTTCTCTGTTCTCGAGCAATATCAATGA
- a CDS encoding spore coat protein, producing the protein MTPNHSHLAWHETLELHELVASQANALTKLKKAYPEITDPILKTIYKQMIETLSQNIVDLLQFYPLTPKLSSTDAELRDDASAAAAGDLLGLAKSLIKNYAGAITETATPSLRKVFTKHLNAAIDNHAKIFNYLYERNLYPAYDLNQLLQNDVDSANKALSQPY; encoded by the coding sequence ATGACACCCAATCATTCACATCTTGCATGGCATGAAACGCTTGAACTTCATGAACTCGTCGCTTCGCAGGCCAATGCCCTTACGAAATTGAAAAAAGCCTATCCGGAAATAACAGACCCCATACTAAAAACGATTTACAAGCAAATGATCGAGACACTTTCCCAGAACATCGTGGATTTGCTCCAATTTTACCCGCTGACCCCTAAGTTGAGCAGCACCGATGCGGAATTAAGAGACGATGCATCCGCCGCAGCCGCAGGGGATTTGCTTGGACTTGCGAAATCTTTGATCAAAAATTATGCAGGGGCCATCACGGAAACGGCAACCCCCTCTTTGCGAAAAGTTTTCACGAAGCACTTAAATGCAGCCATCGATAACCATGCGAAAATCTTCAACTACTTATATGAACGGAATCTTTACCCTGCTTATGACTTAAACCAATTGCTCCAAAATGACGTCGACTCAGCCAACAAGGCCCTTTCCCAGCCATACTAA